From the genome of Spinacia oleracea cultivar Varoflay chromosome 2, BTI_SOV_V1, whole genome shotgun sequence, one region includes:
- the LOC110796493 gene encoding cyclic nucleotide-gated ion channel 2, with protein MPSLLELLKNVGKNQVASTPDGVTTSGEGNNNTTTSTSNEDDGYNSGSRSYPPIECYACTQVGVPVFHSTSCDRAGQPEWEASAGSSLYPIRTPNDFRSRSKLQAKGKHLQRRPTGPFGPILDPRSDTVRRWNRNILLARAVALAVDPVFFYALSIGRSGSCLYMDGVVAAVVTLIRTCVDAVHLWHVWLQFRLAYVSRESLVVGCGKLVWDSRAIISHYVRSLKGFWFDLYVILPIPQLVFWSVVPMLLRQDRIKILMTLLLLIFLFQFLPKVHHSLYLMRKMQKVTGYIFGTIWWGFGLNLIAYFIASHVIGGCWYVLAIQRVAACLSQQCNRNGNCNRSLSCSKGICYQFFEQPNTIERCNANSTVSRMSFCLDDNGPFSYGIYSSAVPVISSNAIIIKILYPISWGLFQLSTFGNNLTPTSQWAEVLFCMCLVLGGLMLFTLLIGNIQVFLHTVMAKKRKMQLRCRDMEWWMRRRQLPSALRRRVSHFERQSWLTTGGVDEMELIKDLPEGLRRDIKRYLCLDLIKKVPLFHCLDDLILDNICDRVKPLIYCKDEKIMREGDPVQRMVFVVRGRIKSNQNLSKGQVAQDILQPGAFLGDELLSWSLRRPFLHRLPASSATFVCLESTEAFGLDAYDLRYITEHFRYKFANDSLRRTLRYHSSNWRTWAAVNIQFAWRRYTNRTRGSLTHLASHNGDDKRLLKFAAMFMSIRPHDHLD; from the exons ATGCCCTCCCTCCTCGA GCTTTTGAAGAATGTTGGGAAGAATCAGGTAGCTTCAACCCCAGATGGCGTAACAACGAGTGGAGAGGGAAACAACAATACTACGACTAGTACTAGCAATGAGGATGATGGTTATAATAGTGGAAGTAGGAGTTACCCACCTATTGAGTGCTATGCATGTACTCAAGTCGGTGTTCCAGTATTCCATTCTACTAGTTGTGATCGAGCTGGCCAACCTGAATGGGAGGCTTCTGCAGGATCCTCCCTTTATCCAATTCGAACCCCAAATGATTTTCGATCTCGCTCTAAACTACAGGCCAAAGGAAAGCATCTCCAACGACGTCCTACGGGCCCCTTTGGACCGATATTAGACCCCAGGAGCGATACGGTCCGGAGATGGAACCGAAACATTTTGTTAGCACGTGCCgtcgcactagccgttgatccTGTCTTCTTCTATGCTTTATCTATCGGCCGAAGTGGCTCGTGTCTTTACATGGATGGGGTTGTAGCAGCTGTCGTCACCCTCATTCGTACGTGTGTTGATGCTGTTCATCTGTGGCATGTGTGGCTCCAGTTCCGCCTGGCGTACGTGTCCAGGGAATCGCTCGTTGTTGGCTGTGGGAAACTCGTGTGGGACTCACGTGCCATCATTTCGCATTATGTACGTTCATTGAAAGGCTTCTGGTTTGATCTCTATGTTATTCTTCCAATTCCACAG CTCGTATTCTGGTCTGTTGTTCCAATGCTACTCAGACAAGATCGAATAAAGATTTTGATGACGTTACTCCTGCTTATTTTTCTGTTCCAATTCCTGCCCAAAGTTCATCACAGCTTATACTTAATGAGGAAAATGCAAAAGGTCACTGGATATATCTTTGGTACCATATGGTGGGGGTTTGGACTTAATCTCATTGCTTATTTCATTGCTTCTCAT GTTATTGGAGGATGTTGGTATGTTCTTGCAATTCAGCGCGTTGCAGCTTGCCTCTCACAACAGTGTAATAGAAATGGGAACTGTAATAGGTCTTTGTCTTGTTCAAAGGGGATTTGCTACCAGTTTTTTGAGCAACCAAATACAATAGAAAGATGTAATGCCAACTCCACAGTGAGCCGAATGTCGTTTTGCTTGGATGATAATGGACCTTTCAGTTATGGAATTTACAGTTCAGCTGTTCCTGTCATCTCCAGCAATGCCATCATTATTAAGATCCTTTATCCCATATCATGGGGTTTATTCCAGCTGAG TACTTTTGGCAATAATTTGACTCCAACAAGCCAATGGGCAGAAGTGCTTTTCTGCATGTGTCTTGTGCTTGGTGGTTTAATGCTTTTCACCTTGTTGATTGGAAACATTCAG GTATTTCTCCATACTGTCATGGCAAAGAAGAGAAAAATGCAATTGAGGTGTCGAGACATGGAATGGTGGATGAGGCGCAGGCAATTACCATCCGCTCTGAGGCGTAGAGTGAGTCACTTTGAACGTCAGAGTTGGTTGACTACAGGTGGAGTTGATGAGATGGAGTTAATTAAAGACTTGCCTGAGGGGCTTCGGCGTGACATCAAACGTTATCTTTGCCTTGATCTCATAAAGAAG GTTCCACTATTTCACTGCTTGGATGATCTTATCCTGGACAACATATGTGACAGAGTCAAACCACTAATTTACTGCAAAGATGAAAAG ATCATGAGAGAAGGAGATCCAGTACAGAGGATGGTGTTTGTAGTTCGTGGGCGAATAAAAAGCAACCAAAACCTAAGCAAAGGACAAGTAGCACAAGACATTCTACAGCCAGGAGCTTTCCTTGGTGATGAACTATTATCTTGGAGTCTTCGAAGACCATTCTTACATCGACTTCCAGCCTCATCAGCAACTTTTGTTTGTCTTGAATCAACTGAAGCTTTTGGGTTAGATGCTTATGACCTACGTTACATCACTGAGCATTTTCGTTACAAGTTTGCCAACGACAGCCTTAGGCGGACCTTGAGGTACCATTCTTCCAACTGGAGGACTTGGGCGGCCGTTAATATACAGTTTGCTTGGCGCCGTTATACTAACAGAACTAGAGGCTCACTTACTCATTTAGCTTCCCATAATGGAGATGACAAACGTCTCCTTAAGTTTGCTGCTATGTTTATGTCTATCAGACCACATGATCATCTCGACTAA
- the LOC130467410 gene encoding protein FAR1-RELATED SEQUENCE 5-like, with protein sequence MGDGGYEQFQPPIPIFPPQSPPTNFRSDMADGFQPPPPLFSPQFQQPTQMFQPQFQPPSFQPRHLQHSPRFLTPPNFQPRHLQHPRFLPPPIFQPRDRHPPPRFQPPARFDNPNQRNLHPPPRFQPPARFDNHYQSDLHPPSRFQPSAQFDNPNQRAFTTLQQVTTETSSGTKENTSETSSATIGETTSAYFSGSKDIWNDLTEDDIRGPLTGYTGTVDELHELYDKHSILLGFSIRKNTLRRDKKTGEIKERHFCCSKEGKRKENTKNTKKEEATVSSESKQKEQSKNARQQNLTRTGCNASIRLKLQKDGKFIVFHHVIEQNHALTRESLQNFQRSQRKIDEEKGKVIEGLTLSGITPADSYRYMCNEAGDARVVGHTLVDHINFTSRLKMKRLEGKDAQAVVNMLIKRGEEDPNFYFRVKVNEANQVISMFWRDGMMQEDYDIYGDVCVFDTTFRTNKYNLVCAPFVGVNNHWSNVMFGCAFIADEKTHTFVWLLETFLDSMGGKAPITIFTDQDQAMANAIEQVFPNTRHRLCLWHLQKNAVSRFGDLKADNTFKDTFKKCLYRCYNEEEFETTWFDMITKYNLQDHDWFTNLYTIKEKWCTTLNKDFFSAGILSSQRSESTNNAIGFKGNKSTSLTEFFHIFGATVDRWRYQEDQNEYDCGNALPKSDFPMVGMIKHAANVYTLTLFRDFEKEFKYAMGCISNVNYINGNFFGYKVQHESWPEHTAHYVAFDPTTNSIKCTCRNFEESGWLCFHAIRVLHIHSIVNIPEQYISKRCTKFAKSEVWKRMEHREDNGTEKRKITPWRYEMARNLYNLVIKCQGSDAAKKVLKEAYAHANESINKVLEKEKAAQKEAAQKAQDDVEAQQTTINIAPSTSSSSSSNAPQIIVENPPLVKTKGRSKRKKGFFEIRTSSTAPTEFGTFTPKEQLF encoded by the exons ATGGGCGACGGCGGCTATGAGCAATTTCAACCACCAATACCGATATTTCCGCCACAATCACCGCCGACAAATTTCAGATCAGACATGGCCGACGGCtttcaaccaccaccaccattattTTCGCCACAATTTCAACAACCAACACAAATGTTTCAGCCACAATTTCAACCACCGAGTTTTCAACCTCGCCACCTTCAACATTCTCCTCGATTTTTAACACCACCGAATTTTCAACCTCGCCACCTTCAACATCCTCGATTTCTACCACCTCCGATTTTTCAACCTCGCGACCGTCATCCTCCTCCTCGTTTTCAACCTCCTGCGCGATTTGATAACCCTAACCAAAGAAACCTTCATCCTCCTCCTCGATTTCAACCTCCTGCCCGTTTTGATAACCATTATCAAAGCGATCTTCATCCTCCTTCTCGATTTCAACCTTCTGCGCAATTTGATAACCCTAATCAAAGGGCTTTTACAACATTGCAGCAAGTAACTACTGAAACAAGTTCTGGAACAAAGGAAAACACATCTGAAACAAGTTCTGCAACAATAGGAGAAACAACATCagcttatttttcag GTTCAAAAGATATTTGGAACGATTTAACAGAGGATGATATTAGAGGACCTTTGACTGGATATACTGGCACTGTAGATGAACTACATGAACTTTATGACAAACATTCAATACTTCTTGGATTTTCAATAAGAAAAAACACATTAAGGAGAGATAAAAAAACGGGAGAGATAAAGGAAAGacacttttgttgttcaaaggaaggaaagagaaaggaaaacacaaagaaCACAAAGAAAGAAGAAGCAACTGTATCAAGTGAGAGCAAACAGAAAGAGCAGTCAAAGAACGCAAGGCAGCAAAACCTTACTAGAACAGGGTGCAACGCATCTATACGATTGAAGTTACAAAAGGATGGAAAGTTTATAGTCTTTCATCATGTTATAGAACAAAATCATGCCTTAACAAGAGAGTCACTGCAAAACTTTCAAAG ATCACAAAGAAAAATTGATGAAGAAAAGGGAAAAGTAATTGAAGGACTCACACTATCAGGAATAACACCAGCAGATTCCTATAGATATATGTGTAATGAAGCTGGCGACGCAAGGGTCGTTGGACACACATTAGTTGACCACATAAATTTCACAAGTagattgaaaatgaaaagactaGAAGGAAAAGATGCACAAGCAGTTGTAAACATGTTAATTAAGAGAGGAGAAGAAGATCCAAACTTTTATTTTCGAGTAAAGGTGAACGAGGCAAACCAAGTAATAAGCATGTTTTGGAGGGATGGAATGATGCAAGAAGATTATGACATATATGGTGATGTCTGTGTCTTTGACACAACTTTCAGAACAAACAAATACAATTTAGTTTGTGCGCCATTTGTAGGTGTCAACAACCATTGGAGTAATGTGATGTTTGGTTGTGCTTTTATTGCTGATGAGAAGACACACACTTTTGTGTGGCTATTGGAAACATTTCTGGACTCTATGGGAGGCAAAGCACCTATAACTATCTTTACAGATCAAGATCAAGCAATGGCAAATGCTATTGAACAA GTATTTCCTAATACAAGACATAGATTATGCTTATGGCACTTACAAAAGAATGCTGTGTCAAGATTTGGAGACTTAAAAGCTGACAATACATTCAAAGACACATTCAAGAAGTGCTTATATCGTTGTTACAATGAAGAAGAATTTGAAACCACTTGGTTTGACATGATTACTAAGTATAACCTTCAAGATCATGATTGGTTTACAAATCTCTAtacaataaaagaaaaatggtgTACAACTTTGAACAAAGATTTTTTCTCAGCTGGAATATTGTCTTCACAAAG GAGTGAGAGCACTAACAATGCTATTGGATTTAAAGGGAACAAATCAACTTCACTAACAGAATTCTTTCACATTTTTGGAGCAACAGTGGATCGTTGGAGATATCAAGAAGATCAAAATGAATATGATTGTGGAAATGCTTTGCCTAAATCTGATTTTCCAATGGTCGGAATGATAAAACATGCGGCAAATGTTTACACACTTACATTGTTTAGAGATTTTGAAAAAGAATTCAAGTATGCAATGGGTTGCATCTCAAATGTCAACTACATCAATGGAAATTTCTTTGGTTACAAAGTGCAACATGAATCTTGGCCTGAACATACTGCCCATTATGTAGCATTTGATCCAACAACAAATTCCATTAAATGCACTTGTAGGAACTTCGAAGAATCAG GATGGCTATGTTTCCATGCAATACGAGTTCTACATATACATTCTATTGTCAACATTCCAGAGCAATACATTTCAAAAAGGTGTACAAAGTTTGCAAAAAGTGAAGTATGGAAGAGAATGGAACATAGAGAAGATAATGGAACAGAAAAGAGAAAAATTACTCCATGGCGTTATGAGATGGCAAGAAATTTGTACAACTTGGTTATTAAATGTCAAGGGAGTGATGCAGCTAAAAAG GTGCTTAAAGAGGCTTATGCTCATGCTAACGAAAGCATAAATAAGGttctagaaaaagaaaaagcagcACAAAAGGAGGCAGCACAAAAGGCACAAGACGATGTTGAAGCACAACAAACCACAATCAACATAGCACCgtctacatcatcatcatcatcatcaaatgcACCACAAATAATAGTTGAAAATCCACCACTAGTGAAGACAAAAGGAagaagtaaaagaaaaaaaggattCTTTGAGATAAGGACATCGTCAACAGCACCTACAGAATTTGGAACTTTTACACCAAAAGAACAACTTTTTTAG